One part of the uncultured Bacteroides sp. genome encodes these proteins:
- a CDS encoding hemerythrin domain-containing protein has protein sequence MKSTEDLKHDHQAIGTILRILTKISDRAKTAHKPELDDLDKIIDFLRLFADKFHHGKEETIYFPALVEEGMSNENSPVAVMRFEHEVGRGYIKDIAAAIELMKSGDESAVNKFIESVENYVTLMENQIQKENNILFPMGDKLIPSVKQTFLYKDFVFMEGKLFGQDAHRFYHDLLHHLENKYLT, from the coding sequence ATGAAATCTACAGAGGATTTGAAACATGACCATCAGGCAATTGGGACTATTCTTAGAATTTTAACAAAAATATCTGATAGAGCAAAGACTGCTCATAAGCCTGAATTAGATGATTTAGATAAAATCATAGACTTCCTTCGATTATTTGCCGATAAATTTCATCATGGAAAAGAAGAAACTATTTATTTCCCAGCTCTTGTAGAAGAAGGCATGTCTAATGAAAATAGTCCGGTAGCAGTTATGCGATTTGAACATGAAGTTGGCAGAGGATATATTAAAGACATTGCTGCAGCAATTGAATTGATGAAAAGTGGTGATGAGTCAGCTGTGAACAAGTTTATAGAATCTGTAGAGAATTACGTAACATTAATGGAAAATCAGATTCAAAAGGAAAATAATATTCTTTTTCCAATGGGCGATAAGTTGATACCTTCTGTAAAACAAACCTTTCTATACAAGGATTTTGTTTTTATGGAAGGAAAACTATTTGGTCAAGATGCTCACAGATTTTATCATGACTTATTACATCACCTGGAGAATAAATACTTAACCTGA
- a CDS encoding flavodoxin domain-containing protein, protein MKKTVKNNVYWVGKNDWEMRKYPGYEYSTYRGTRYNSFLIKEEKTVLIDTVIMSYSSEFINNLAKEIDLASIDYIVCTQAEGDHSGALPELMKLIPNTPIYCTQNGKDALVGHYFQDWNFVTVKTGDSLPIGNGKELLFVDFPVSSYPDTMFCYLTKDHILFSSGLFGQHFSSEVLFNDLVDQCELNFETIKFFANTLTPFSKVITSKINDYIRKNIPLEMICPSHGIIWRDNPLQIVTKYLMWANSYSENQITIIYDTMYNATRSVAEKIAEGIYSADTYVNVKLFNASINNRCDLVTEVFRSKGILIGSPCLNNGILPSVSGFLDEMKGLKFKNKKAAAFGCYGLKGSSIKIIDSKLKEAGFETIMDPINFKWSLTEEALEASRNYGWLYWDLLSRFE, encoded by the coding sequence ATGAAGAAAACAGTCAAAAACAATGTCTATTGGGTTGGCAAAAATGATTGGGAAATGCGTAAGTATCCAGGTTACGAGTACTCTACGTACAGAGGAACAAGATATAACTCATTTTTAATAAAGGAAGAAAAAACTGTTTTAATAGATACTGTAATAATGTCTTATAGCAGTGAGTTTATCAATAATCTGGCAAAAGAAATAGATTTGGCGTCTATAGATTATATTGTTTGTACTCAAGCGGAAGGTGATCATAGTGGTGCACTACCTGAATTAATGAAGCTAATTCCTAATACTCCTATTTATTGCACTCAGAATGGAAAAGATGCACTTGTAGGTCATTATTTTCAGGATTGGAATTTTGTAACTGTCAAAACAGGGGACAGCTTACCTATTGGTAATGGAAAAGAGTTGCTTTTTGTTGATTTTCCTGTTTCTTCTTACCCTGATACCATGTTTTGCTATCTGACCAAAGATCATATACTTTTTAGTAGTGGTTTGTTTGGACAACATTTTAGTTCGGAAGTTTTGTTTAATGATTTGGTAGATCAATGTGAATTGAACTTCGAGACAATTAAATTCTTCGCAAATACACTTACGCCATTTAGTAAAGTGATTACATCTAAGATTAATGACTATATAAGAAAAAATATTCCTCTTGAAATGATTTGTCCAAGTCATGGTATTATTTGGAGAGATAATCCTTTGCAGATAGTTACAAAATACTTGATGTGGGCAAATAGCTATAGTGAAAACCAGATAACGATTATTTATGATACGATGTATAACGCCACAAGATCTGTGGCAGAAAAGATTGCAGAAGGAATCTATTCTGCTGATACGTATGTGAATGTTAAATTATTTAATGCTTCAATAAATAACAGATGTGATTTGGTTACTGAAGTATTCCGTTCTAAGGGAATATTGATAGGTTCTCCTTGTCTTAACAACGGTATTCTTCCATCAGTATCAGGATTCCTTGATGAAATGAAAGGTCTAAAATTTAAGAATAAAAAGGCAGCAGCTTTTGGTTGTTACGGTTTGAAAGGATCTTCTATTAAAATTATAGATAGTAAATTAAAAGAGGCAGGCTTTGAAACCATTATGGATCCGATAAACTTTAAATGGTCTCTTACTGAGGAGGCATTAGAAGCAAGCAGAAATTACGGCTGGCTTTATTGGGATTTATTAAGTAGATTTGAATAA